Within Flavobacterium pisciphilum, the genomic segment TAAGAACGTTCCTTTTAGTATTCAATTTTCTGTTACAGTTTACATTGCAAATACTAAAAACTGTAGCAGATTACTTTCTCGGAATCCATTTAACTTCCTCCGCTTTTAAGTCAGAAGACAACTTTCGTGCCAAGACAAAAAGGTAGTCAGAAAGTCGGTTTAAGTACTGTATTGCTATTTCTGGAACGGTCTCATTATGACTTAGATGCACTGCCAAGCGTTCGGCACGACGGCAAACACAGCGGGCAATGTGACAATATGACACAGTTTGATGACCTCCTGGTAATACAAAGTGGGTCATTTGCGGTAGCGTTTCTTCCATGGCATCAATTTCATTTTCAAGTAATTCGATGTCAGTTGGTACAATGCCTAGATTTTTAAGACGTAATTCTCCGTTTTTTAAGACTTCTTTCTCTACAGGAGTAGCTAGAATAGCTCCTACAGTAAATAATCGGTCTTGAATTTCGATCAAAATGTTCTTGTAGTGTAGATTCATTTCTTGATCTCGTATGAGTCCGATGTACGAATTTAGTTCGTCAACTGTTCCATAACTATCAATACGGATATGGTCTTTGGGAACGCGAGTACCGCCAAAAAGCGCAGTAGTTCCTTTGTCTCCTGTTTTGGTATATACTTTCATTTTTTTAAGATGCTAAGGTTTTGAGATAT encodes:
- a CDS encoding cob(I)yrinic acid a,c-diamide adenosyltransferase, producing the protein MKVYTKTGDKGTTALFGGTRVPKDHIRIDSYGTVDELNSYIGLIRDQEMNLHYKNILIEIQDRLFTVGAILATPVEKEVLKNGELRLKNLGIVPTDIELLENEIDAMEETLPQMTHFVLPGGHQTVSYCHIARCVCRRAERLAVHLSHNETVPEIAIQYLNRLSDYLFVLARKLSSDLKAEEVKWIPRK